From one Arvicanthis niloticus isolate mArvNil1 chromosome Y, mArvNil1.pat.X, whole genome shotgun sequence genomic stretch:
- the LOC143437270 gene encoding uncharacterized protein LOC143437270, with protein sequence MFQSLEAVTYDDVHVNFTAEEWNLLDPSQKNLYKDVMLETYWNLTAIGYNLEVHHTEEQQHQTSRSHERYERSNNGDKPHECNQCGKPFSCHSNLQHRKKTHTREKPYKCKQCGKAFARHSHLQYHKRTHTGEKPYECNQCGKAFSHDSHLQRHKRTHTGEKPYECNQCGKAFSHHSHLQRHKRMHTGEKPYECNQCGKAFSYHSSLQYHKRTHTGEKPHECNQCGKAFSCHSTLRNHKRTHTGEKPYECHQCGKAFARSSHLQYHKRTHTGEKPHECNQ encoded by the exons atgttccagagcctg gaagcagtgacttatgatgatgtgcatgtgaacttcactgcagaagagtggaatttgctggatccttcccagaaaaatctctacaaagatgtgatgcttgagacctactggaacctcactgctatag gctataatttggaagtccatcatactgaagaacaacaacatcaaacttctagaagtcatgaaag ATATGAAAGAAGTAATAATGGAGacaaaccacatgaatgtaatcaatgtggtaaacccttttcatgtcacagtaatctccaacaTCGTAAGAAAACACATACCAGAGAAAAACCCTATaaatgtaaacaatgtggtaaagcctttgcaagacatagtcatctccaatatcataaaagaacacatactggagagaaaccttatgaatgtaatcaatgtggtaaagccttttcacatgacagtcatctccaaagacataaaagaacgcataccggagagaaaccttatgaatgtaatcaatgtggtaaagccttttcacatcacagtcatctccaaagacataaaagaatgcataccggagagaaaccttatgaatgtaatcaatgtggtaaagctttttcatatcacagtagtctccaatatcataaaagaacacatactggagaaaaaccccatgaatgtaatcaatgtggtaaagccttttcatgtcacagtactctccgaaatcataaaagaacacatactggagagaaaccctatgaatgtcatcaatgtggtaaagcctttgcaagatccagtcatctccaatatcataaacgaacacatactggagagaaaccccatgaatgtaaccaatga